The proteins below come from a single Prolixibacter sp. NT017 genomic window:
- a CDS encoding insulinase family protein translates to MTGRIWYPSKRCCRKKVYKGTEPKSIQYIQFHGKLNYDTKDIVELDALAKILTTRLLESIREDKSSVYYIGAQPSFNKLPEPEYTMTIYYGTAPEKIDTLKTAVFDESRICSKMVRLRKKYTKQWKRCCVSVKPISVKTATG, encoded by the coding sequence ATCACTGGAAGGATTTGGTATCCGTCCAAAAGGTGCTGTCGAAAGAAAGTATATAAAGGAACCGAACCGAAAAGTATTCAGTACATCCAATTCCATGGTAAGCTGAACTACGATACGAAAGACATCGTTGAACTCGACGCATTGGCTAAAATTCTCACCACCCGTTTGCTGGAAAGCATTCGCGAGGACAAATCCAGTGTATATTACATCGGAGCACAACCTTCGTTCAATAAACTTCCGGAACCGGAATATACCATGACGATTTATTATGGTACCGCTCCGGAGAAAATTGACACACTGAAAACAGCTGTTTTCGATGAATCAAGGATCTGCTCAAAAATGGTCCGTCTCAGGAAGAAGTACACAAAGCAATGGAAAAGATGTTGCGTGAGCGTGAAACCAATCTCCGTGAAAACAGCTACTGGCTGA
- a CDS encoding fibronectin type III-like domain-contianing protein, producing the protein MVGSVTRPVKELKGFRRIFLKKGESKTVTFDLTMNDLSFYRKDMTWGAEPGDFKVFVGGASDDVKEAAFTLVK; encoded by the coding sequence ATGGTGGGTAGTGTTACCCGTCCGGTGAAAGAACTGAAGGGTTTCCGGAGAATATTCCTGAAAAAGGGTGAAAGCAAAACCGTCACTTTCGATTTGACCATGAACGATCTTTCTTTCTACCGCAAGGATATGACCTGGGGGGCCGAACCCGGCGACTTCAAGGTATTTGTCGGCGGCGCTTCCGACGATGTGAAAGAAGCAGCATTTACATTAGTGAAATAG